From Burkholderia pseudomultivorans, the proteins below share one genomic window:
- a CDS encoding acyl-homoserine-lactone synthase, which translates to MQTFVHEGGRLPPEHAAELGRYRRRVFVEQLGWALPAANDGVERDQFDRDDTVYVFARSGGGRMCGCARLLPTTRPYLLMSLFPDLIAADMPLPQSAAVWELSRFAATGDDGGADPAEWAVRPMLAAVVSCAARLGARQLIGVTFASVERLFRRIGIHAHRAGPPKQVDGRLVVACWIDIDPQTFAALGIEPGLTARPAIAA; encoded by the coding sequence ATGCAGACCTTCGTTCACGAGGGCGGGCGGTTGCCACCCGAACATGCAGCGGAACTCGGGCGCTACCGGCGCCGTGTGTTCGTCGAGCAGCTCGGTTGGGCGCTCCCGGCGGCGAACGATGGTGTCGAACGCGACCAGTTCGATCGCGACGACACGGTCTACGTGTTCGCGCGCAGCGGCGGCGGCCGGATGTGCGGATGCGCACGCCTGCTGCCGACGACGCGCCCGTATCTACTGATGTCGCTGTTCCCGGACCTGATCGCGGCCGACATGCCGCTGCCGCAGTCGGCTGCCGTCTGGGAACTGTCGCGGTTCGCCGCGACCGGCGACGACGGCGGCGCGGATCCCGCCGAATGGGCGGTGCGTCCGATGCTGGCGGCGGTCGTCTCGTGCGCGGCGCGACTCGGCGCACGGCAGCTGATCGGCGTGACGTTCGCGAGCGTGGAGCGGCTGTTTCGCCGGATCGGCATACACGCGCACCGCGCAGGCCCGCCGAAACAGGTGGACGGACGTCTGGTGGTCGCGTGCTGGATCGATATCGATCCGCAAACGTTTGCAGCACTGGGAATCGAGCCGGGATTGACTGCCCGGCCGGCCATCGCCGCCTGA
- a CDS encoding DUF4902 domain-containing protein — translation MTSPLLHPASGPSPDGYVRLPASALAGLALDHVASGLDASLLAELRDNAIDARLAGYTEWQRPASRGAAYVTVGWDWYLERASGAFMLAGHDVRSNLMAIDASGTDIGMSGTAAALAARLARLDWAAAVASAILGHNAAYHAGRMLQ, via the coding sequence ATGACTTCCCCCTTGCTTCACCCGGCCTCCGGCCCGTCTCCGGACGGCTACGTGCGCCTGCCCGCAAGCGCATTGGCCGGGCTTGCGCTCGACCATGTCGCGAGCGGCCTCGACGCATCGCTGCTGGCCGAACTGCGCGACAACGCGATCGACGCGCGCCTCGCCGGCTATACGGAATGGCAGCGGCCGGCCAGCCGCGGCGCCGCCTACGTGACCGTCGGCTGGGACTGGTACCTCGAACGCGCTTCGGGCGCGTTCATGCTGGCGGGCCACGACGTCCGCAGCAACCTGATGGCCATCGACGCCAGCGGCACCGACATCGGCATGTCGGGCACCGCCGCCGCGCTTGCGGCGCGGCTTGCGCGGCTCGACTGGGCCGCCGCGGTGGCATCGGCCATCCTCGGGCACAACGCCGCCTATCATGCCGGCCGGATGCTTCAGTGA
- a CDS encoding autoinducer binding domain-containing protein: MELRWQDAYDQFSAAEDEQQLFQRIAAYSKRLGFEYCCYGIRVPLPVSKPAVAIFDTYPDGWMAHYQAQNYIEIDSTVRDGALSTNMIVWPDVDKIEPCPLWRDAHDCGLSVGVAQSSWAARGAFGLLSIARHADPLTPAEINMLTLQTNWLANLSHSLMSRFMVPKLSPEARVALTAREREVLCWTAEGKTACEIGQILSISERTVNFHVNNILEKLGATNKVQAVVKAISAGLIETP, encoded by the coding sequence ATGGAACTGCGCTGGCAGGACGCCTACGATCAATTCAGCGCCGCGGAAGACGAGCAGCAGCTCTTCCAGCGGATCGCCGCCTATTCGAAACGGCTCGGCTTCGAATACTGCTGCTACGGCATTCGCGTGCCGCTGCCCGTGTCGAAGCCGGCCGTCGCAATCTTCGATACCTATCCGGACGGCTGGATGGCGCACTACCAGGCGCAGAACTATATCGAGATCGATTCGACGGTCCGCGACGGTGCGCTGAGCACGAACATGATCGTCTGGCCGGACGTCGACAAGATCGAGCCGTGCCCGCTGTGGCGGGACGCGCACGACTGCGGGCTGTCGGTCGGCGTCGCGCAGTCGAGCTGGGCGGCGCGCGGCGCCTTCGGGCTGCTCAGCATCGCGCGTCACGCCGATCCGCTGACGCCCGCCGAGATCAACATGCTGACGCTGCAGACGAACTGGCTGGCGAACCTGTCGCATTCGCTGATGAGCCGCTTCATGGTGCCGAAGCTGTCGCCCGAGGCGCGGGTCGCGCTGACCGCGCGCGAGCGCGAGGTGCTGTGCTGGACCGCCGAAGGCAAGACCGCATGCGAGATCGGCCAGATCCTCAGCATCTCGGAGCGCACGGTCAACTTCCACGTCAACAACATCCTCGAGAAGCTTGGCGCGACGAACAAGGTCCAGGCGGTCGTCAAGGCGATTTCGGCGGGGCTCATCGAGACGCCTTGA
- a CDS encoding MgtC/SapB family protein, whose translation MTFDFALRLFTAFACGVAIGLERQMRQRTAGLRTITLVASGACLFVTLGVLTGNGVAGVTQIAAYVVSGVGFLGGGVIMRDKGSIQGINTAATLWCSAAVGVLSGSGHYVPALAGTGVVLLTNTVLRGVSQAINATPVSNADLVREYQITVICLAADEVHIRTLLSNSMYAKPLSFQSLTSEDVPDQPDRLKVTATLKLHPKDQQKLEQIASRMSMEKSISSVSWTAKEAEPMME comes from the coding sequence ATGACTTTCGATTTCGCACTCCGACTTTTCACCGCGTTCGCCTGTGGCGTCGCGATCGGCCTCGAACGCCAGATGCGCCAGCGCACGGCCGGCCTGCGCACGATCACGCTGGTCGCGAGCGGCGCCTGCCTGTTCGTCACGCTCGGCGTGCTGACCGGCAACGGCGTCGCGGGCGTCACGCAGATCGCCGCATACGTCGTGTCGGGCGTCGGCTTCCTCGGCGGCGGCGTGATCATGCGCGACAAGGGCTCGATCCAGGGCATCAACACGGCCGCGACGCTCTGGTGTTCGGCCGCCGTCGGCGTGCTGTCGGGCTCCGGCCATTACGTGCCCGCGCTGGCCGGCACGGGCGTCGTGCTGCTCACCAACACGGTGCTGCGCGGCGTCAGCCAGGCGATCAACGCGACGCCCGTATCGAACGCCGACCTCGTGCGCGAATACCAGATCACCGTGATCTGCCTCGCCGCCGACGAAGTGCATATCCGCACGCTGCTGTCGAACTCGATGTATGCGAAGCCGCTGTCGTTCCAGAGCCTGACGAGCGAGGACGTGCCCGATCAGCCGGACCGGCTGAAGGTGACCGCGACGCTGAAGCTGCATCCGAAGGACCAGCAGAAGCTCGAGCAGATCGCGAGCCGGATGAGCATGGAGAAGAGCATTTCCAGCGTGAGCTGGACCGCAAAGGAAGCGGAGCCGATGATGGAGTGA
- a CDS encoding TolC family protein, translating to MRRPETPAASIVAAALASAVALAGCATSSIDLAPDASDRPWQPQTSAAGEILAAPPHASATPHDYTLPATSALASVSPPAALDPAHAYTLPELIDLAESTNPLTRIAWNDARNAALAVGIAKAAYLPQLSATAMGAYQTGHGTTSTILGDASSDTTVHGTISALSLQWLLFDFGGRAARVEAAEQASIASNVAFTAVHQQVIHDVTVAYYRYEAARSRALSAQQGLANADAILAASRARLGHGVGTVVELAQATQNRAQANLALVQARGAESDSYLALVSALGISPLSKPTIAALPVRPLPATLGSSVDAIVSDAIARRPDLQGAYALEKANRAKIKAAEAAFMPKVFLSASTSYASGHTALSALPAIGDQAPTVNLNGSRYGGGVFLGVTIPLYDGGLRSAVLMQARNDAQSATERLTRTKEEAVRQVVAAQNAVQTSLASHDAAKALVDAAQTSYDAALTAYRSGVGSITDATLAQSQLLAARNAEVDSYAGALSAAAALALATGAIGSAQ from the coding sequence ATGCGCCGACCTGAAACGCCGGCCGCGTCGATCGTCGCAGCCGCCCTCGCAAGCGCCGTCGCGCTGGCCGGTTGCGCGACCTCGTCGATCGATCTTGCTCCCGACGCATCCGACCGCCCGTGGCAGCCGCAGACGTCCGCGGCGGGCGAAATCCTGGCGGCGCCGCCGCACGCGTCCGCAACGCCGCACGACTACACGCTGCCCGCCACGTCCGCGCTCGCGTCGGTATCGCCGCCCGCCGCGCTCGATCCCGCGCACGCGTATACGCTGCCCGAGCTGATCGACCTCGCCGAATCGACCAACCCGCTGACGCGCATCGCATGGAACGATGCGCGCAACGCGGCGCTCGCGGTCGGTATCGCGAAGGCTGCCTACCTGCCGCAACTGTCGGCGACCGCGATGGGCGCATACCAGACCGGCCACGGCACGACGTCGACGATCCTCGGCGACGCGTCGAGCGACACCACCGTGCACGGCACGATCTCCGCGCTGTCGCTGCAATGGCTGCTGTTCGACTTCGGCGGCCGCGCGGCGCGCGTCGAGGCGGCCGAACAGGCGTCGATCGCGTCGAACGTCGCGTTCACGGCCGTGCACCAGCAGGTGATCCACGACGTGACCGTCGCCTACTACCGCTACGAAGCCGCGCGCTCGCGCGCGCTCAGCGCGCAGCAGGGCCTCGCGAACGCCGATGCGATCCTCGCGGCGTCGCGCGCGCGACTCGGGCACGGCGTCGGCACCGTCGTCGAGCTCGCACAGGCCACGCAGAACCGCGCGCAGGCGAACCTCGCGCTCGTGCAGGCGCGCGGCGCGGAAAGCGACAGCTACCTCGCCCTCGTGTCCGCGCTCGGCATCTCGCCGCTGTCGAAGCCGACCATCGCCGCGCTGCCCGTGCGGCCGCTGCCGGCCACGCTCGGCTCGTCGGTCGACGCGATCGTGTCGGACGCGATCGCGCGCCGCCCCGACCTGCAGGGCGCGTATGCGCTCGAGAAGGCCAACCGCGCGAAGATCAAGGCCGCCGAGGCCGCCTTCATGCCGAAGGTGTTCCTGTCCGCATCGACGTCGTATGCGAGCGGCCACACGGCCCTCTCCGCACTGCCCGCGATCGGCGACCAGGCGCCGACCGTGAACCTGAACGGCAGCCGCTACGGCGGCGGCGTGTTCCTCGGCGTGACGATTCCGCTGTACGACGGCGGCCTGCGCTCGGCCGTGCTGATGCAGGCGCGCAACGACGCGCAGAGTGCGACCGAACGTCTGACGCGCACGAAGGAGGAAGCCGTGCGCCAGGTCGTCGCCGCGCAGAACGCGGTACAGACGAGCCTCGCGTCGCACGATGCCGCGAAGGCGCTCGTCGATGCCGCGCAGACGAGCTACGACGCGGCGCTGACCGCGTACCGCAGCGGCGTCGGCTCGATCACCGATGCGACGCTCGCGCAGAGCCAGCTGCTTGCGGCGCGCAACGCCGAAGTCGACAGCTATGCCGGCGCGCTGTCGGCGGCCGCCGCGCTCGCGCTCGCGACCGGGGCGATCGGTTCGGCGCAATAA
- a CDS encoding FUSC family protein — protein MAQPAAEVRSPGLREVLRLLAPFPGRTAIAVRVALICTLTMLVTSAYGTPEAALSAYVVFFMIRADRVTSIVLEVALLLIVTIVIGLVLGIAIFSIDYPILRVACMVVMSVGLLYLTSASKLRPVGAILAMIVGFGLDELGLAPFGEAATRALLYIWLTVAIPVGVAIVVNLLIAPSPRKLALAQLAKRLRLAARRLRGDDDARAGFDASLREGDKQLLTWLKLSKLEGSSSAADIVALRQAVASSTALLVAVALADREADARLPDTFAAPIAATLDEMAAILERGGYPVDITLALPPADALPPLARIAAADLHAAITRFAQPDAIAGSPATDAAKPAASPTPPTAPRGGFFLPDARTNPDHIRYALKTTAAAMFCYLLYSQLDWSGIHTCFITCYIVSLGSTAETVEKLTLRIAGCIVGALLGTAALVFVVPALTSIGQLMMLVFVGAWLSAWVSFGSPRIAYAGFQIAFAFFLCVIQGAGPGFDLTIARDRTIGILLGNVVVYLVFTRIWPVSIGKQIDVALAALREQWRRLAQIAQPAERRALAAEAFARHGAIAQELGLVHYEPSWVRPTAAWLASRRRVLAELGALEGPLFLLAERAPGDAAIGTRLARVAELHDDEAMPGAHDAREEATPAPAGTPPSSRPAGQPVPNTASAPAADPARDALLNLIDARLAAIADAARQATSKESAAHAPT, from the coding sequence ATGGCTCAGCCTGCCGCTGAAGTCCGCTCGCCCGGCCTGCGCGAAGTCCTGCGACTGCTCGCGCCGTTTCCGGGACGCACGGCGATCGCCGTGCGCGTCGCGCTGATCTGCACGCTGACCATGCTCGTGACGAGCGCGTACGGCACGCCCGAGGCCGCGCTGTCCGCGTACGTCGTGTTCTTCATGATCCGCGCCGACCGCGTAACGAGCATCGTGCTCGAGGTCGCGCTGCTGCTGATCGTCACGATCGTGATCGGGCTCGTGCTCGGCATCGCGATCTTCAGCATCGACTACCCGATCCTGCGCGTCGCGTGCATGGTCGTGATGTCGGTCGGGCTGCTGTACCTGACCTCGGCCAGCAAGCTGCGCCCGGTCGGCGCGATTCTCGCGATGATCGTCGGCTTCGGGCTCGACGAGCTCGGCCTCGCGCCGTTCGGCGAAGCGGCGACGCGCGCGCTGCTCTATATCTGGCTGACGGTCGCGATTCCGGTCGGCGTCGCGATCGTCGTCAATCTGCTGATCGCGCCGTCGCCGCGCAAGCTCGCGCTCGCGCAGCTCGCCAAGCGGCTGCGGCTCGCCGCACGGCGACTGCGCGGCGACGACGACGCGCGGGCCGGTTTCGACGCGAGCCTACGCGAGGGCGACAAGCAACTGCTGACCTGGCTCAAGCTGTCGAAGCTCGAAGGCTCGTCGTCCGCCGCCGACATCGTCGCGCTGCGGCAGGCCGTTGCATCGAGCACCGCGCTGCTCGTCGCGGTCGCGCTCGCCGATCGCGAAGCGGATGCGCGGCTGCCCGACACGTTCGCGGCGCCGATCGCGGCCACGCTCGACGAGATGGCCGCCATCCTCGAACGCGGCGGCTATCCCGTCGACATCACGCTCGCCTTGCCGCCGGCGGACGCGCTGCCGCCGCTCGCGCGCATCGCGGCAGCGGACCTGCACGCGGCGATCACGCGCTTCGCGCAGCCCGATGCGATTGCCGGCTCGCCGGCGACCGACGCGGCAAAACCGGCCGCATCGCCGACGCCGCCAACCGCCCCACGCGGCGGTTTCTTCCTGCCCGACGCGCGCACCAATCCCGACCACATCCGCTACGCGCTGAAAACGACGGCCGCGGCGATGTTCTGCTACCTGCTGTACTCGCAGCTCGACTGGTCGGGCATCCATACCTGCTTCATCACCTGCTACATCGTGTCGCTCGGCTCGACGGCCGAGACGGTCGAGAAGCTGACGCTGCGGATCGCCGGCTGCATCGTCGGCGCGCTGCTCGGCACCGCCGCGCTCGTGTTCGTCGTGCCGGCGCTGACATCGATCGGTCAACTGATGATGCTCGTATTCGTCGGCGCGTGGCTGTCCGCCTGGGTCTCGTTCGGCTCGCCGCGCATCGCCTACGCGGGCTTCCAGATCGCGTTCGCGTTTTTCCTCTGCGTGATCCAGGGCGCCGGGCCCGGCTTCGATCTGACGATCGCGCGCGACCGCACGATCGGCATCCTGCTCGGCAACGTCGTCGTGTATCTCGTGTTCACGCGCATCTGGCCCGTCAGCATCGGCAAGCAGATCGACGTCGCGCTCGCGGCGCTGCGCGAGCAGTGGCGACGGCTCGCGCAGATCGCGCAGCCGGCCGAGCGGCGCGCACTCGCGGCCGAAGCGTTCGCGCGCCACGGCGCGATCGCGCAGGAACTCGGCCTCGTCCACTACGAACCGTCGTGGGTGCGACCGACCGCGGCCTGGCTCGCCTCGCGCCGACGCGTGCTGGCCGAGCTCGGCGCGCTCGAGGGCCCGCTGTTCCTGCTCGCCGAGCGTGCGCCCGGCGACGCGGCGATCGGCACGCGGCTCGCGCGCGTGGCCGAACTGCACGACGACGAAGCGATGCCGGGCGCGCACGATGCACGTGAAGAAGCAACCCCGGCGCCGGCCGGCACGCCGCCGTCGTCGCGACCGGCCGGGCAGCCCGTGCCGAACACCGCGTCTGCGCCGGCGGCCGACCCCGCGCGCGACGCACTGCTGAACCTGATCGACGCGCGGCTCGCCGCCATCGCCGACGCCGCGCGTCAAGCCACTTCGAAGGAGTCTGCCGCTCATGCGCCGACCTGA
- the mdtN gene encoding multidrug transporter subunit MdtN has translation MKAAGLSRPSAKGRVIALAIVALGIAALAYAYHRTTAYPSTDDASIDADVVHVASPVGGRIVRLAVHENQRVAKGDLLYEIDPVPYRLTVAQAQADVELARASLDTRRRSLIGERSNAAVAAGQVKRAQQNHDLATRDVERLAPLAAQGYVSAQQFDQAKVRQRDAAVSLAQAQEQQRASAQTIGDEADAIATLHAREAALARAQHALEDTVVRAPHDGLVTGLTVLAGETLAPNQSIFTLIDASEWFAVGNFRETSLNRIAVGDCATVYSMIDRGRPMTGKVVGIGAGIADSDRINLPRSLPIVQRSVNWVHVAQRFPVRVKLDEPDAGLVRVGASAIVEVRHGSACR, from the coding sequence ATGAAGGCCGCCGGACTCTCCCGCCCGTCCGCGAAAGGCCGCGTGATCGCGCTGGCGATCGTCGCGCTCGGCATCGCGGCCCTCGCGTACGCGTATCACCGCACCACCGCGTACCCGTCCACCGACGACGCGTCGATCGACGCGGACGTCGTGCACGTCGCGTCGCCCGTCGGCGGACGCATCGTGCGGCTCGCGGTGCACGAGAACCAGCGCGTCGCAAAAGGCGACCTGCTCTATGAAATCGATCCGGTGCCGTACCGGCTGACGGTCGCGCAGGCGCAGGCCGACGTCGAACTCGCGCGCGCGTCGCTCGACACGCGCCGCCGCTCGCTGATCGGCGAGCGCTCGAATGCGGCGGTCGCTGCCGGGCAGGTCAAGCGCGCGCAGCAGAATCACGATCTCGCGACGCGCGACGTCGAGCGGCTTGCACCGCTCGCCGCGCAGGGCTATGTCAGCGCGCAGCAGTTCGACCAGGCGAAGGTCCGGCAGCGCGACGCGGCCGTGTCGCTCGCGCAGGCGCAGGAGCAGCAGCGCGCGTCCGCGCAGACGATCGGCGACGAGGCCGACGCGATCGCGACGCTGCATGCGCGCGAAGCCGCGCTGGCCCGCGCGCAGCACGCGCTCGAGGACACCGTCGTGCGCGCGCCGCACGACGGGCTCGTGACGGGCCTGACGGTGCTCGCCGGCGAAACGCTCGCGCCGAACCAGTCGATCTTCACGCTGATCGACGCGAGCGAATGGTTCGCCGTCGGCAACTTCCGCGAGACGTCGCTGAACCGCATCGCCGTCGGCGACTGCGCGACCGTCTATTCGATGATCGACCGCGGCCGCCCGATGACGGGCAAGGTCGTCGGCATCGGCGCCGGCATCGCCGACAGCGATCGCATCAACCTGCCGCGCTCGCTGCCGATCGTGCAGCGTTCGGTGAACTGGGTGCATGTCGCGCAGCGCTTCCCCGTGCGCGTGAAGCTCGACGAACCCGACGCCGGGCTCGTGCGCGTCGGCGCCAGCGCGATCGTCGAGGTCCGGCATGGCTCAGCCTGCCGCTGA
- a CDS encoding metallophosphoesterase produces the protein MRSFFVRFIAIGVLFHLYVGLRIIPDAFASPLARTLAALVLASFCVLIPVGMFSRRFDEGWPATLFGWAGALAMGFFSSLLVLTFLREFVLLGAFLWRHLPGAGAWTGAASDTARGVLVGALLVTAIGFVGARRTAAVRHVSIPVAGLPPALDGLKIVQLSDIHVGPTIKRPYVERIVRAVNALDADCVVVTGDVVDGSVERLRAHTAPLGTMRSRHGSFLVTGNHEYYAGAHAWIDEFRRIGLTVLLNEHVLIEHDGARAVLAGVTDFTAGGFDPAHRSDPARALAGAPPEVGTRILLAHQPRSAEHANRAGFSVQLSGHTHGGQFLPWPPFVRLQQPVIGGLSRVGDMWLYTSRGTGYWGPPNRFGVPSEITLIRLTRGA, from the coding sequence ATGCGCAGTTTCTTTGTCCGGTTCATTGCAATCGGCGTGCTGTTCCATCTGTACGTCGGGTTGCGGATCATTCCCGACGCATTCGCTTCACCGCTCGCGCGCACGCTCGCGGCGCTCGTGCTGGCCAGCTTCTGCGTGCTGATCCCGGTCGGCATGTTCTCGCGCCGCTTCGACGAAGGCTGGCCCGCGACGCTGTTCGGCTGGGCCGGCGCGCTCGCGATGGGCTTCTTCTCGTCGCTGCTGGTGCTGACCTTCCTGCGCGAGTTCGTGCTGCTCGGTGCGTTCCTGTGGCGGCATCTGCCGGGCGCGGGCGCATGGACCGGCGCGGCGTCCGATACGGCGCGCGGCGTGCTGGTCGGCGCGCTGCTGGTCACGGCGATCGGCTTCGTCGGCGCGCGGCGCACGGCGGCGGTCAGGCACGTGTCGATTCCGGTGGCGGGGCTGCCGCCGGCGCTCGACGGCCTGAAGATCGTGCAGCTGTCCGACATCCACGTCGGGCCGACGATCAAGCGTCCCTACGTCGAGCGGATCGTGCGCGCGGTCAACGCGCTCGACGCCGACTGCGTCGTGGTGACGGGCGACGTGGTCGACGGCTCGGTCGAGCGCCTGCGCGCGCATACGGCGCCGCTCGGGACGATGCGCTCGCGTCACGGCAGCTTTCTCGTGACGGGCAACCACGAGTACTACGCGGGTGCGCATGCGTGGATCGACGAATTCCGGCGCATCGGCCTGACGGTGCTGCTGAACGAGCACGTGCTGATCGAGCACGACGGCGCGCGCGCGGTGCTCGCGGGCGTGACCGATTTCACCGCGGGCGGATTCGACCCGGCGCATCGCAGCGATCCGGCGCGTGCGCTGGCGGGCGCGCCGCCGGAAGTCGGCACGCGGATCCTGCTCGCGCATCAGCCGCGCAGTGCGGAGCACGCGAACCGGGCCGGTTTCTCGGTGCAGTTGTCGGGGCATACGCACGGCGGCCAGTTCCTGCCGTGGCCGCCGTTCGTGCGTCTGCAACAGCCCGTGATCGGCGGGCTCAGCCGTGTCGGCGACATGTGGCTCTATACGAGCCGCGGAACCGGGTACTGGGGGCCGCCGAACCGCTTCGGCGTGCCCTCCGAGATCACGCTGATCCGGCTCACGCGCGGCGCGTAG
- a CDS encoding malonic semialdehyde reductase, translating into MTLSDSALDQLFLTARTHNAWQDKPVDDALLHRLIDLAKFGPTSANSSPARFVFVKSPDAKARLKPALSEGNLAKTMAAPVTVIVGMDLAFHEHLPRLFPHADARSWFAGNDALIEATAFRNSSLQGAYLILAARALGLDAGPMSGFDAAKVDAAFFAGTTIRTNFLVNLGYGDPAGLHPRSPRFDFDDIARIA; encoded by the coding sequence ATGACGCTCTCCGATTCCGCACTCGACCAGTTGTTCCTCACGGCCCGCACGCACAACGCGTGGCAGGACAAGCCTGTCGACGACGCGCTGCTGCACCGGCTGATCGACCTGGCGAAATTCGGCCCGACTTCGGCGAACTCGAGCCCCGCCCGCTTCGTGTTCGTCAAGTCGCCCGACGCGAAGGCGCGCCTGAAACCGGCGCTGTCCGAAGGCAATCTCGCGAAGACGATGGCCGCGCCCGTCACCGTGATCGTCGGCATGGACCTCGCGTTCCACGAACATCTGCCGCGGCTGTTCCCGCACGCCGACGCGCGCAGCTGGTTCGCCGGCAACGACGCGCTGATCGAGGCCACCGCGTTCCGCAATTCGTCGCTGCAGGGCGCTTACCTGATCCTGGCCGCCCGCGCGCTCGGCCTCGACGCGGGCCCGATGTCGGGCTTCGACGCCGCGAAGGTCGACGCCGCATTCTTCGCGGGCACCACGATCCGGACCAACTTCCTCGTGAACCTTGGCTACGGCGATCCGGCCGGCCTGCACCCGCGCAGCCCGCGCTTCGATTTCGACGATATCGCGCGCATCGCCTGA
- a CDS encoding alpha-ketoglutarate-dependent dioxygenase AlkB family protein — MSTPDLFADTPVPDVDWYPDWLALPDADRLLAALIDEVAWRQDTMRTPRGRIPLPRLTAWQGEPDAVYLYSGIRNVPAPWTPAVLDLKRAVETTCGAHFNSVLLNRYRNGQDSLGWHADNEPELGEAPVIASVSLGAMRVFDLRHRATGVTHAYRLTHGSLLVMRGRTQAEWQHRVPKAPAVQGERVNLTFRRVIAGGSGR; from the coding sequence ATGTCGACGCCCGATCTTTTCGCCGATACACCCGTTCCCGACGTGGACTGGTATCCGGACTGGCTCGCGCTGCCGGACGCCGACCGCCTGCTGGCCGCGCTGATCGACGAGGTCGCGTGGCGGCAGGACACGATGCGCACGCCGCGCGGGCGCATTCCGTTGCCGCGGCTCACCGCATGGCAGGGCGAGCCCGATGCCGTCTACCTGTACTCGGGGATCCGCAACGTGCCGGCGCCGTGGACGCCCGCCGTGCTCGACCTGAAACGTGCGGTCGAGACGACCTGCGGCGCGCATTTCAACAGCGTGCTGCTCAACCGCTATCGCAACGGGCAAGACAGCCTGGGCTGGCATGCGGACAACGAGCCCGAGCTCGGCGAGGCGCCGGTGATCGCCTCGGTGAGCCTCGGTGCGATGCGCGTGTTCGATCTCCGGCATCGCGCGACCGGCGTCACGCACGCGTATCGCCTGACGCACGGCAGCCTGCTCGTGATGCGCGGCCGCACCCAGGCCGAGTGGCAGCATCGCGTGCCGAAGGCGCCGGCCGTGCAGGGGGAGCGCGTCAACCTGACGTTCCGGCGCGTGATCGCTGGGGGATCGGGGCGGTAG
- a CDS encoding IclR family transcriptional regulator: MSGVPKLPARRASASRATAGEAAGDAPPHAAADDESSGGASSYLVPGLERGLRILAEFSAREPVLGAPELSKRIGIPRTTTFRLLQTLEALGFLERVNGDRYFRLGVGVLRLGFEYLNSLELTDLGTPVLERLRDATGFSTHLLIRDQRDVVFVAKAQSNASMFGSVKVHVGTRLPAHATVHGHVLMGDLTRDALRQLYPEKRLEQFTERTPGTVDELYERVRHYARLGYAVSEAAFESGISAVTAPVRDHSGSIVAAITATVPRSEIGEAGEKERLVELVCGAAVDLSQRLNYRPLESDPTFAHARHKVAMF; the protein is encoded by the coding sequence ATGAGCGGCGTACCGAAACTGCCGGCACGGCGGGCCAGCGCATCGCGCGCGACGGCCGGCGAGGCCGCCGGCGACGCGCCGCCGCACGCGGCGGCCGACGACGAGTCGTCCGGCGGCGCATCGTCCTATCTGGTGCCGGGGCTCGAGCGCGGGCTGCGGATTCTCGCGGAATTCTCCGCGCGCGAGCCGGTGCTCGGCGCGCCCGAACTGTCGAAGCGGATCGGCATCCCGCGCACGACGACGTTCCGGCTGCTGCAGACGCTCGAGGCGCTCGGCTTTCTCGAACGCGTGAACGGCGACCGTTATTTCCGGCTCGGCGTCGGCGTGCTGCGGCTCGGCTTCGAATACCTGAATTCGCTCGAACTGACCGATCTCGGTACGCCCGTGCTCGAACGGCTGCGCGACGCGACCGGTTTCTCGACGCACCTGCTGATCCGCGACCAGCGCGATGTCGTGTTCGTCGCGAAAGCGCAGAGCAATGCGTCGATGTTCGGCTCGGTGAAGGTGCATGTCGGCACGCGGCTGCCGGCGCACGCGACGGTCCACGGCCACGTGCTGATGGGCGACCTCACGCGCGACGCACTGCGCCAGCTCTATCCGGAAAAACGGCTCGAACAGTTCACCGAGCGCACGCCGGGCACCGTCGACGAACTGTACGAACGCGTGCGCCACTATGCGCGGCTCGGCTACGCCGTCAGCGAGGCCGCGTTCGAAAGCGGCATCTCGGCCGTCACCGCGCCGGTGCGCGACCATTCGGGTTCGATCGTCGCGGCGATCACGGCGACGGTGCCGCGCTCGGAGATCGGCGAGGCGGGCGAGAAGGAGCGGCTTGTCGAGCTGGTGTGCGGTGCGGCGGTCGATCTGTCGCAGCGCCTGAACTATCGTCCGCTCGAGAGCGATCCGACCTTCGCGCATGCGCGCCACAAGGTCGCGATGTTCTGA